The following are from one region of the Salvia hispanica cultivar TCC Black 2014 chromosome 1, UniMelb_Shisp_WGS_1.0, whole genome shotgun sequence genome:
- the LOC125202201 gene encoding putative disease resistance RPP13-like protein 2: MVIRTMIFYSDEQPSVVVIKGMFGIGKTTLAREIYNHPNVVKRFEYRAWVCVSNVLTMKEIVIKLLDRLSSVNGKSMQSSSYFERVNNQLLQGFLGDHLEELRYFIVLDDLPKHIQLRSFLLALKAQGYGKSKLVVTSHMTHKDLKTNSHDVHKMEPWDPIMS, from the exons ATGGTGATCCGCACGATGATTTTTTATTCGGACGAACAACCTTCAGTGGTTGTTATCAAAGGCATGTTTGGTATTGGAAAGACGACTCTGGCTAGAGAGATATACAACCACCCAAACGTCGTTAAGCGATTCGAGTATCGTGCTTGGGTGTGTGTTTCTAATGTCTTAACAATGAAAGAGATAGTTATCAAACTATTGGATCGACTATCATCAGTTAATGGTAAGAGTATGCAATCATCTTCATATTTTGAGAGAGTGAACAACCAACTCCTCCAAGGTTTCCTTGGCGATCATCTGGAAGAACTGCGCTATTTCATAGTTCTTGACGACCTGCCCAAACACATTCAGTTGAGATCTTTCTTGTTAGCACTTAAAGCACAAg GTTATGGCAAGAGTAAATTGGTGGTCACAAGTCACATGACGCATAAGGATTTAAAGACAAATTCCCATGATGTTCATAAGATGGAACCGTGGGATCCtattatgagttag